One genomic window of Sodaliphilus pleomorphus includes the following:
- the mutS gene encoding DNA mismatch repair protein MutS: protein MAKEAAPTPMMKQYLAMKQKHPDALLLYRVGDFYETYGQDAIVASEILGITLTRRSNGAAKSVEMAGFPHHALDTYLPKLVRAGKRVAICDQLEDPKLAKKLVKRGITELVTPGVVVGGTILDRKENNFLAAVHFDKKSLLGVAFLDISTGEFITSQGTPDYVDKLLVNFAPKEVLIERSNRQRFADTFSNSKYLTFELDDWIFTEEAARDRLLKHFETRNLKGFGVDDMPAAVIASGAVLHYLDLTQHTHIKHITTLSRIEAERYVRLDKFTVRNLELVAPMAEDGMSLLSVIDKTLSPMGARMMHRWVLFPLKDVKAINRRLDVVDYFFKHPDARDLVKEQLELVGDIERLVSKVAVGRITPRELVQLKCALQAIEPVKRMCSASDEPVLASIGEQLNPCRGVSERIEKEINPDAPAQVSRGNVINRGVDPQLDELRDISYSSKDYLMRLQQQESERTGIPSLKIAYNNVFGYYIEVRNTHRDKVPPEWVRKQTLVNAERYITQELKEYEEKILGAEEKIALIEARLFGELVAAVTDYIPAIQTDSALIAQLDCLCAFTRVAIDNKYNRPVVDDSLDIDITAGRHPVIERRLPPGEAYVPNSLHLSNDDQQVMIITGPNMAGKSALLRQTALIALMAQIGCYVPAESARIGIVDKIFTRVGASDNISLGESTFMVEMTEAASILNNLSQRSLVLFDELGRGTSTYDGISIAWAIVEYIHENPCHAKTLFATHYHELNEMAKSFRRIKNYNVAVKEIDGKVVFVRKLVKGGSAHSFGIHVAKIAGMPPSIVKRAGEVLKQLEANNQVGKTLTRDLDDVATSRSGYQLSFFQLDDPVLSQVRDEILGLDINNLTPMEALNKLNDIKAIITGKSQGD, encoded by the coding sequence ATGGCTAAAGAAGCAGCGCCCACACCCATGATGAAGCAGTATCTCGCGATGAAGCAGAAGCACCCCGATGCCCTGCTGCTTTACCGCGTGGGCGACTTCTATGAAACCTACGGGCAAGATGCCATAGTGGCCAGCGAGATACTGGGCATCACGCTCACGCGCCGCTCCAATGGCGCTGCCAAGAGCGTGGAGATGGCCGGTTTCCCGCACCACGCCCTCGACACCTACCTGCCCAAGCTGGTGCGCGCCGGCAAGCGCGTGGCTATATGCGACCAGCTCGAAGACCCCAAGCTGGCCAAGAAACTGGTGAAGCGGGGCATCACCGAGCTCGTCACCCCCGGTGTGGTGGTGGGCGGCACCATCCTCGACCGCAAGGAAAACAACTTCCTGGCAGCTGTGCACTTCGACAAGAAGAGCCTGCTGGGCGTGGCCTTTCTCGACATCTCGACGGGCGAGTTTATCACCTCGCAGGGCACGCCCGACTATGTCGACAAGCTGCTGGTCAACTTTGCGCCCAAGGAGGTGCTCATCGAGCGCAGCAACCGCCAGCGCTTTGCCGACACCTTCAGCAACAGCAAGTACCTCACCTTTGAGCTCGACGACTGGATCTTTACCGAGGAGGCTGCGCGCGACCGCCTGCTCAAGCACTTCGAGACCCGTAACCTGAAGGGCTTCGGGGTCGACGACATGCCAGCGGCCGTCATCGCCTCGGGAGCCGTGCTGCACTATCTCGACCTCACGCAGCACACCCACATCAAGCACATCACCACCCTGTCGCGCATCGAGGCCGAGCGCTACGTGCGCCTCGACAAGTTCACCGTGCGCAACCTCGAGCTGGTGGCACCCATGGCCGAGGACGGCATGAGCCTGCTCAGCGTCATCGACAAGACCCTCTCGCCCATGGGAGCCCGCATGATGCACCGCTGGGTGCTCTTCCCGCTCAAGGACGTGAAAGCCATCAACCGCCGCCTCGACGTGGTGGACTATTTCTTCAAGCACCCCGATGCCCGCGACCTGGTCAAGGAGCAGCTCGAGCTGGTGGGCGACATCGAGCGCCTCGTCTCCAAGGTGGCCGTGGGGCGCATCACCCCGCGCGAGCTGGTGCAGCTCAAGTGCGCCCTGCAGGCCATCGAGCCCGTGAAGCGCATGTGCAGCGCCAGCGACGAGCCTGTGCTGGCCTCGATAGGCGAGCAGCTCAACCCCTGCCGCGGCGTGAGCGAGCGCATCGAGAAGGAAATCAACCCCGACGCTCCTGCCCAGGTGAGCCGCGGCAACGTCATCAACCGCGGTGTCGACCCCCAGCTCGACGAGCTGCGCGACATCTCCTACTCGAGCAAGGACTACCTCATGCGCCTGCAGCAGCAGGAGAGCGAGCGCACGGGCATACCCAGTCTCAAGATTGCCTACAACAACGTCTTTGGCTACTACATCGAGGTGCGCAACACCCACCGCGACAAGGTGCCCCCCGAGTGGGTGCGCAAGCAGACGCTGGTCAACGCCGAGCGCTACATCACCCAGGAGCTCAAGGAATACGAAGAAAAAATACTGGGTGCCGAGGAGAAAATAGCCCTGATCGAGGCCCGCCTCTTCGGCGAGCTCGTGGCCGCCGTGACCGACTACATCCCCGCCATTCAGACCGACTCGGCCCTCATCGCCCAGCTCGACTGCCTGTGTGCCTTCACGCGCGTGGCCATCGACAACAAGTACAACCGCCCCGTGGTCGACGACAGTCTCGACATCGATATCACTGCCGGCCGCCACCCGGTCATCGAGAGGCGCCTGCCGCCTGGCGAGGCCTATGTGCCCAACAGCCTGCACCTGAGCAACGACGACCAGCAGGTGATGATCATCACCGGCCCCAACATGGCCGGCAAGAGCGCCTTGCTGCGACAGACGGCCCTCATCGCCCTCATGGCGCAAATAGGCTGCTATGTGCCCGCCGAGAGTGCCCGCATAGGCATCGTCGACAAGATCTTCACCCGCGTGGGGGCCAGCGACAATATCTCGCTGGGCGAGTCGACCTTCATGGTCGAGATGACCGAGGCAGCCTCGATACTCAACAACCTGAGCCAGCGCTCGCTGGTGCTCTTCGACGAGCTGGGCCGCGGCACCAGCACCTACGACGGCATCTCGATAGCCTGGGCCATTGTGGAGTACATTCACGAGAACCCGTGCCACGCCAAGACCCTCTTTGCCACCCACTACCACGAGCTCAACGAGATGGCCAAGTCGTTTCGCCGCATCAAGAACTACAACGTGGCCGTGAAGGAAATCGACGGCAAGGTCGTGTTTGTGCGCAAGCTCGTCAAGGGCGGCAGCGCCCACAGCTTCGGCATCCATGTGGCCAAGATTGCCGGCATGCCGCCCAGCATTGTCAAGCGGGCCGGCGAGGTGCTCAAGCAGCTCGAGGCCAACAACCAGGTCGGCAAGACGCTCACCCGCGACCTCGACGATGTGGCCACATCGCGCAGCGGCTACCAACTGTCGTTTTTCCAGCTCGACGACCCTGTGCTGAGCCAGGTGCGCGACGAGATACTGGGACTCGACATCAACAACCTCACCCCCATGGAGGCGCTCAACAAGCTCAACGACATCAAGGCCATCATCACTGGCAAGTCGCAGGGCGACTGA
- a CDS encoding acyltransferase family protein: MSNDNNSGMLSRIECQAMKGLAMLSIMLHNLCHLMPTGRGTNEFFYDSRCAGNLWDYLQHIDGNWFLVFGSFFGQFGVQVFLFLSAYGLVKKYEQGPGLGVGRREFVSEHYWKLFRLMIIGLVVAIFLGELMKRDGGWFLNNCLGMEGFKMHFMSRPEYWFPQVFMITNLLPYPDVNIWPGPYWFLGIMVQLYIVYRLFLHTSAAAPRWRGWLPVAVFLVVTLLPQYLVPHTGDAITYMRYNFLIAGVPFAAGLLAGRYVRGPVVTGKAALAAVFAVSTAAFVAMQFDFTLWLWCPLPFVAAVASAVRLCGERLMRPMVWVGAVSSCLFIVHPIVRIFFFTWDWLPASTHYLYLVLAVYAAVSILAAVGYRKLIAYLPSPKKVTQYR; the protein is encoded by the coding sequence ATGAGTAATGACAACAACAGCGGCATGCTGTCGCGCATCGAGTGCCAGGCCATGAAGGGCTTGGCCATGCTGTCGATCATGCTGCACAACTTGTGCCACTTGATGCCCACCGGCCGTGGCACCAACGAGTTTTTCTACGACTCCCGCTGTGCCGGCAACCTGTGGGACTACCTGCAGCACATCGACGGCAACTGGTTTCTCGTGTTCGGCTCTTTCTTTGGGCAGTTTGGCGTGCAGGTGTTCCTGTTCTTGAGTGCCTACGGCCTTGTCAAGAAATATGAGCAGGGCCCGGGGCTGGGAGTGGGGCGTCGCGAGTTTGTGAGCGAGCACTACTGGAAGCTGTTCAGGCTCATGATCATAGGCCTTGTCGTTGCCATTTTCCTGGGCGAGCTCATGAAGCGCGACGGCGGCTGGTTCTTGAACAACTGCCTGGGCATGGAAGGTTTCAAGATGCATTTCATGAGCCGTCCCGAGTACTGGTTTCCGCAGGTGTTCATGATCACCAACTTGCTGCCTTATCCCGATGTGAATATATGGCCCGGCCCCTACTGGTTTCTGGGCATCATGGTGCAGCTCTACATTGTGTACCGCCTGTTCCTGCACACGAGTGCCGCGGCCCCGCGGTGGCGCGGGTGGCTGCCGGTGGCGGTGTTTCTCGTCGTCACCCTGCTGCCGCAATACCTGGTGCCGCACACGGGCGATGCCATCACCTACATGCGCTACAATTTCTTGATAGCCGGTGTGCCCTTTGCCGCCGGGCTGCTGGCCGGCCGCTATGTGCGCGGGCCGGTGGTGACGGGCAAGGCCGCGCTGGCAGCCGTCTTTGCGGTGTCGACGGCAGCATTTGTGGCCATGCAGTTCGACTTCACCCTGTGGCTGTGGTGCCCGCTGCCATTTGTGGCAGCGGTGGCCAGCGCCGTGCGCCTGTGCGGCGAGCGGCTCATGCGGCCCATGGTGTGGGTGGGCGCCGTGTCGTCGTGCCTGTTTATCGTGCACCCCATCGTGCGCATCTTCTTCTTCACCTGGGACTGGCTGCCGGCTTCAACCCACTATCTCTACCTGGTGCTGGCTGTGTATGCGGCTGTGTCGATACTCGCGGCCGTGGGCTACCGCAAGCTCATAGCCTACTTGCCATCGCCTAAAAAAGTGACCCAGTACCGATGA
- a CDS encoding phosphoethanolamine transferase, whose amino-acid sequence MNGFKRILLGPVSAIGRPVWRELPFFLAACYLLAPASWYEIYTLILKGVFELGDYYTERAFTFVSVGVAVAIVLTVAVHAVGRRGFKAALYVLLLANLLMGRFIYYNFNAVFSPSLAIILGETTPGESREFLGAYLATPASVHAYAIVVLVAGIAVMLEELWRVRRTSSLWGGAAGGLVVLALLVCGVVNMQYTVAMLRCSNMNELEKCDYFYIGNWDVDEASNYAYTLHTLKLTSHEIGEIVDNTCRAAQRREAAMKAPADSALTLVVVIGESYNKHHASLYGYDLPTTPNMDREQRLGNLVAFTDVIAPYNTTSVTLKNVFSCNSMNQRQQWYDYPMFPALFKTAGYKVMLWDNQIGTFQTAVFSFSLNSVLFDRRVIKASYDGLNSRNYNYDGDLVDDYFRHEDARAPRQLVLLHLMGQHLQYADRYPHGKGYDRWTAAHIKREAPYLNQARKTVIANYANATLYNDAVLERIFAHYRKRNAVVMYFSDHGEEVYDYRNYFGRDHNISRSAQLVRNDNEIPLVLWFSPVYKARHPEVVARAQAACHRPMVNDDVSNMLLDLGGIDTRYYNASRNVLDARGFKPVRRIVYDHYDYDKLVREAARYQSTTK is encoded by the coding sequence ATGAACGGGTTCAAGCGCATACTGTTGGGGCCTGTGTCGGCCATAGGGCGCCCCGTGTGGCGCGAGCTGCCGTTTTTCCTGGCGGCTTGCTACCTGCTGGCCCCTGCCTCGTGGTATGAAATCTACACGCTCATTCTCAAGGGAGTCTTTGAGCTGGGCGACTACTACACCGAGCGCGCCTTCACCTTTGTGAGCGTGGGAGTGGCTGTAGCCATCGTGCTCACGGTGGCCGTGCATGCAGTGGGCCGCCGCGGCTTCAAGGCCGCGCTCTACGTGCTGCTGCTGGCCAACTTGCTCATGGGCCGCTTCATCTACTACAATTTCAACGCCGTGTTCTCGCCCTCGCTGGCCATCATCCTGGGCGAAACCACGCCAGGCGAGAGCCGGGAGTTTCTGGGCGCCTATCTTGCCACGCCCGCCAGTGTGCATGCCTATGCCATCGTTGTGCTGGTGGCGGGCATTGCCGTCATGCTCGAGGAGCTGTGGCGGGTGCGCCGCACCAGCTCGCTGTGGGGCGGGGCGGCGGGCGGCCTCGTGGTGCTGGCCCTGCTCGTGTGCGGCGTGGTCAACATGCAGTACACCGTGGCCATGCTGCGGTGCAGCAACATGAACGAGCTCGAGAAGTGCGACTACTTCTACATAGGCAACTGGGATGTCGACGAGGCGAGCAACTATGCCTACACCCTGCACACGCTCAAGCTCACCAGCCACGAGATAGGCGAGATTGTCGACAACACCTGCCGGGCTGCCCAGCGTCGCGAGGCGGCCATGAAGGCGCCGGCCGACTCGGCACTCACCCTGGTGGTGGTGATAGGGGAGAGCTACAACAAGCACCACGCCAGCCTCTACGGCTACGACCTGCCCACCACCCCCAACATGGACCGCGAGCAACGCCTGGGCAACCTGGTGGCTTTCACCGACGTCATCGCCCCCTACAACACCACCTCGGTCACGCTCAAAAACGTGTTCTCGTGCAACAGCATGAACCAGCGACAGCAATGGTATGACTATCCCATGTTTCCGGCCTTGTTTAAGACGGCCGGCTACAAAGTGATGCTGTGGGACAACCAGATAGGCACCTTCCAGACGGCCGTGTTCTCGTTTTCGCTCAACTCGGTGTTGTTTGACCGGCGCGTCATCAAGGCTTCCTACGACGGCCTCAACAGCCGCAACTACAACTACGACGGCGACCTGGTCGACGACTATTTCAGGCACGAGGATGCCCGTGCGCCCCGCCAGCTCGTGCTGCTGCACCTCATGGGCCAGCACTTGCAGTATGCCGACCGTTATCCCCACGGCAAGGGCTACGACCGGTGGACCGCCGCCCACATCAAGCGCGAGGCCCCCTACCTGAACCAGGCCCGCAAGACGGTGATTGCCAACTATGCCAACGCCACCCTCTACAACGATGCCGTGCTCGAGCGCATTTTTGCCCACTACCGCAAGCGCAACGCTGTGGTGATGTACTTCAGCGACCACGGCGAGGAGGTGTATGACTACCGCAACTACTTCGGGCGCGACCACAACATTTCCAGGAGCGCCCAGCTGGTGCGCAACGACAACGAGATACCCCTGGTGCTGTGGTTCTCGCCCGTGTACAAGGCCCGCCACCCCGAGGTGGTGGCCAGGGCGCAGGCCGCCTGCCACCGGCCCATGGTGAACGACGACGTGAGCAACATGCTCCTTGACCTGGGCGGCATCGACACCCGCTACTACAACGCCTCGCGCAACGTGCTCGACGCGCGAGGCTTCAAGCCCGTGCGCCGCATCGTCTACGACCACTACGACTACGACAAGCTCGTGCGCGAGGCGGCTCGCTATCAAAGTACAACAAAATAA
- a CDS encoding FN3 domain-containing metallophosphoesterase family protein, with the protein MKRFYLIALCLAAALSLAAQQVYSVVTCPAQNTATAMQVSWGADSALASTWVEYTLATDASWARAKRVAPQQHQWCTTYDGIYSAQPGQKEMWEHHRFWKNGARLTGLKRDTPYKYRIVAHDGTPMSQVHHFKTSGARHWSACIISDFHTWTPLPGRLAAAMAMVDTVRAVDPSVDWVLSLGDVVAWGASYSYWQRMYAEPNFARYMWAGLEGNHDHMSRRGQGVAGAGGLSDAYFRDAHYLPPNGYAGQEGVCYYFHYGDALFVMLNNEAMHDEAGREQAKAWLKRVAKREKHKYLVVCMHYEWFDGPTGKPFMYDWFHDTFDACGVDLALAGNSHIYNRSHAIYQGRVTDGTRRGTVYIQSTSSDNGRGRDAGTLTHSLDFIARHWSEGTHTVSAMLLDVDPRRMTVTLYDRTGRLIDQATIPAKRK; encoded by the coding sequence ATGAAACGATTCTACCTCATTGCACTGTGCCTCGCGGCAGCCTTGTCGCTCGCGGCGCAGCAAGTGTACAGCGTGGTCACCTGCCCGGCTCAGAACACCGCCACGGCCATGCAGGTGAGCTGGGGCGCCGACTCGGCCCTGGCCAGCACGTGGGTCGAGTACACCCTTGCCACCGATGCCTCCTGGGCCCGTGCCAAGCGCGTGGCCCCGCAGCAGCACCAGTGGTGCACAACCTACGATGGCATCTACAGCGCGCAGCCTGGCCAGAAGGAGATGTGGGAGCATCACCGCTTTTGGAAAAACGGCGCCCGCCTCACCGGCCTCAAGCGCGACACCCCCTACAAGTACCGCATCGTGGCCCACGATGGCACGCCCATGAGCCAGGTGCACCACTTCAAGACCTCGGGCGCGCGGCACTGGAGCGCCTGCATCATCAGCGACTTCCACACCTGGACCCCGCTGCCTGGCCGCCTGGCCGCCGCGATGGCCATGGTCGACACCGTGAGGGCAGTCGACCCCTCGGTCGACTGGGTGCTCAGCCTGGGCGACGTGGTGGCTTGGGGCGCCAGCTACAGCTACTGGCAGCGCATGTATGCCGAGCCCAACTTTGCCCGCTACATGTGGGCCGGCCTTGAGGGCAACCACGACCACATGTCGCGTCGTGGCCAGGGCGTGGCGGGCGCTGGCGGGCTGAGCGACGCCTACTTTCGCGACGCCCACTACCTGCCGCCCAACGGCTATGCCGGGCAGGAGGGCGTGTGCTACTACTTCCACTACGGCGACGCGCTCTTTGTCATGCTCAACAACGAGGCCATGCACGACGAGGCTGGCCGCGAGCAGGCCAAGGCCTGGCTCAAGCGCGTGGCCAAGCGCGAGAAACACAAGTATCTGGTGGTGTGCATGCACTACGAGTGGTTTGACGGCCCCACGGGCAAACCCTTCATGTACGACTGGTTTCACGACACCTTCGACGCCTGTGGCGTCGACCTGGCGCTTGCAGGCAACAGCCACATCTACAACCGCAGCCATGCCATCTACCAGGGCCGGGTGACCGACGGCACCCGTCGTGGCACGGTCTACATCCAGAGCACGTCGAGCGACAACGGGCGCGGCCGCGATGCCGGCACGCTCACCCACAGCCTCGACTTCATAGCCCGGCACTGGAGCGAGGGCACGCACACCGTGAGCGCCATGCTGCTCGACGTCGACCCCCGGCGCATGACGGTGACCCTCTACGACCGCACCGGCCGCCTCATCGACCAGGCCACAATCCCGGCCAAGCGCAAGTGA
- a CDS encoding IS30 family transposase — MYKQLTSEQRYTISVLLQTKFSLSFIAETIGVSVSTVSRERRRNSNAKGVYDARTAVLKVKRRKARTPGNRRIAPYVRSRVFELIRKEQWSPEEVAGWLGKKEGITVSKSTIYNWIAALSPHYGDNIRKHLRHGGRPRQKSLLTTKAHIPNRLSIDERPETDYGQTIGDWEMDTIVGKEGKGAIVTLVERRSCFMLMEKLDTGKQAVPLAYAVVRLIRESGLPVRSITTDNGPEFAAHEIIARELNTKVYFAHPYCSWEKGAIENMNGLIRQYIPKKTDFRGISRLYVKSIIEKLNNRPRKKNGFRKPKDMIKEK; from the coding sequence ATGTATAAACAATTAACCTCGGAGCAAAGATACACAATAAGTGTGCTACTCCAAACGAAATTCTCACTTAGTTTCATAGCCGAGACTATTGGTGTGTCAGTAAGCACGGTTTCTCGTGAGCGAAGGCGTAATTCTAATGCTAAAGGCGTTTATGACGCACGTACGGCCGTATTGAAAGTCAAACGACGCAAGGCCAGGACACCTGGCAATCGCCGTATCGCTCCCTATGTACGCAGCCGTGTTTTTGAACTTATCCGTAAGGAGCAGTGGTCGCCGGAGGAAGTCGCCGGATGGCTTGGCAAGAAAGAGGGCATCACGGTGTCCAAGTCAACCATATACAACTGGATAGCGGCCCTTTCCCCACATTACGGGGACAACATCCGAAAGCACCTCAGGCATGGAGGCAGACCAAGGCAAAAGTCCTTGCTTACCACCAAGGCGCATATTCCCAACCGCCTCTCCATTGACGAAAGACCGGAAACGGACTATGGACAGACCATAGGAGACTGGGAGATGGACACCATCGTAGGAAAGGAAGGCAAAGGTGCCATCGTTACTCTGGTTGAGAGGAGGAGCTGCTTTATGCTCATGGAGAAACTCGATACGGGAAAGCAGGCCGTTCCACTGGCATATGCCGTGGTGAGACTCATACGGGAGAGCGGGTTGCCTGTAAGGTCGATAACGACAGACAACGGGCCGGAGTTTGCCGCACACGAAATCATTGCGAGGGAACTTAACACGAAAGTTTACTTCGCACATCCGTACTGCTCGTGGGAGAAGGGAGCTATCGAGAACATGAACGGGCTCATCAGGCAATATATTCCGAAGAAGACGGACTTTAGGGGAATTTCAAGGCTATATGTCAAGAGCATCATCGAAAAATTAAACAACAGGCCAAGAAAGAAAAACGGATTTCGAAAGCCCAAAGACATGATTAAAGAAAAATAG
- a CDS encoding peptidase U32 family protein has translation MQRSDFEIMAPVGSWESLTAAAQGGADAIYFGIEGLNMRSKSSVNFSLDDLNTIAAWCHERHMKSYLTVNTIIYDDDIDYMHKIVDAARQAGITAIIACDMATIVYARQVGVEVHISTQVNVSNSEAVRFYSQWADVMVLARELNLDQVKKIHDTIERDNVRGPHGEPVRIEMFCHGALCMAISGKCYMSLHQTGASANRGACRQMCRRSYIVTDRDTGEELAIDNKYIMSPKDLKTIHFLNKMVDAGVRVFKIEGRARGPEYVRTVASCYNEALASIIDGTYSEAKIEDWNTRLARVFNRGFWNGYYLGQRLGEWSAKYGSSATRVKQYAARGVRYFSRLGVAEFLMEAGELHVGDNVLIEGPTTGAVPLTLTEIRVDLKPVEHTVKGEHFSIKTDVKVRPSDKLYLWRDVERPAGQRRIE, from the coding sequence ATGCAGCGCAGCGACTTCGAGATCATGGCCCCGGTGGGGTCGTGGGAGAGCCTCACGGCAGCCGCCCAGGGTGGTGCCGACGCCATCTACTTCGGCATCGAGGGTCTCAACATGCGCAGCAAGTCGAGCGTGAACTTCAGCCTCGACGACCTCAACACCATAGCCGCCTGGTGCCACGAGCGGCACATGAAGAGCTATCTCACAGTCAACACCATCATCTATGACGACGACATCGACTACATGCACAAGATTGTCGACGCCGCCCGCCAGGCCGGCATCACGGCCATCATTGCCTGCGACATGGCCACCATCGTCTATGCCCGCCAGGTGGGGGTGGAGGTGCACATCTCCACCCAGGTCAACGTGAGCAACAGCGAGGCGGTGCGCTTCTACAGCCAGTGGGCCGATGTGATGGTGCTGGCCCGCGAGCTCAATCTCGACCAGGTGAAAAAGATTCATGACACCATCGAGCGCGACAATGTGCGCGGACCTCACGGCGAGCCGGTGCGCATCGAGATGTTCTGCCACGGCGCCCTGTGCATGGCCATCAGCGGCAAGTGCTACATGAGCCTGCACCAGACGGGCGCCAGCGCCAACCGCGGCGCCTGCCGCCAGATGTGCCGCCGCAGCTACATCGTGACCGACCGCGACACGGGCGAGGAACTTGCCATCGACAACAAGTATATCATGTCGCCCAAAGATCTCAAGACCATACACTTCCTTAACAAGATGGTCGATGCCGGCGTGCGCGTGTTCAAGATCGAGGGACGTGCCCGCGGTCCCGAGTATGTGCGCACGGTGGCCAGCTGCTACAACGAGGCCCTGGCCAGCATCATCGACGGTACCTACAGCGAGGCTAAGATCGAGGACTGGAACACGAGGCTGGCGCGCGTGTTCAACCGCGGCTTCTGGAACGGCTACTACCTGGGGCAGCGCCTGGGCGAGTGGTCGGCCAAGTATGGCAGCAGCGCCACCCGTGTCAAGCAGTATGCCGCCCGGGGTGTGCGCTACTTCTCCCGCCTGGGGGTGGCCGAGTTTCTCATGGAGGCCGGCGAGCTGCACGTGGGCGACAACGTGCTCATCGAGGGTCCCACAACAGGTGCCGTGCCCCTCACGCTCACCGAGATAAGGGTCGACCTCAAGCCGGTGGAGCACACGGTGAAGGGTGAGCACTTCTCGATCAAGACCGACGTGAAGGTGCGCCCCAGCGACAAGCTCTACCTGTGGCGCGACGTGGAGCGGCCCGCGGGGCAGCGTCGCATCGAGTGA